The sequence below is a genomic window from Candidatus Cloacimonadota bacterium.
GGTTCCGATGTGCATATGCATAGTATCAAGTGAAGCTGGTGACGGTGAGTTTATATACCCATAAGTTATTGTGGTGCAATGAGGATTGCTAGTTATTACAGATGCTGTTTGGCTAAATGAAGTTGATGATTCTGTCTCTAAAACAACTAGCAGTTCTGTCCAGTTTTGATAAATTGAAATCGTGATTTTTTTCTCAGACATATAATTATCATATGAGGATTTTATATGCCCATACCACTTTCCCGATATTACAGGGACCTTGACTAATCTGATCTTTTGTAACATACTCCATTTCCAAAGCCATTCGTTAAATATGAGATAAAGGAAGCCAAAGACACCAAAAACAGAAGGAGCTGATACCCAGTAAGACAATGAGACTTGTTTCCTTTCGAGGTAAAAATATATGCCGTAACAGATAACAACGCTTATGATTGCCAGCCAAAACAGAACGATTTTTCGCTCATTAGAATCAGTAGCATAAGGGTGCTTTTTAGCTCCAATCATTCCAAAACCTTATTGCTTCATTAATGAACTTCTTTGCGTCGTTAAGGTTCCACTGAGTATTACCAGTTCCAAATAAGTCATAGAGATCATGCTGACATCTAAACTTCTCTATTAGACCATTATTTCTTGATTTCCCAATGTAATCTAAGATGTTATATGTTGTATTGTAATGATTAGTTCCAAACAGATTGTTGGGCACATTATATAGTAAACACTCGATGAAATATGATGGAGCTTCTTTCTTTGTAATAGCTTGTTTATCAACAAGGTTGTTGCGTATGTTCTTAAACACTCTGATAGTAGGTTTGTACCACGAATTAGTGCTCTGGTGCTTTGAGACCCCATTATTATAATGATAATCTGGATAGTTGATCACTTGAATACCATCTGCCGTCCAAAAAGTAATCCCTTCATAATAGCTCGATAGGTTATCTGTATAAAATCTATACTCAGCGCAAACAACTACATCACAATTCAATGTCCCAGTTGGTTTTACGACCTGTAACGCTTTGTTCTTTTCTTTAAC
It includes:
- a CDS encoding nucleotidyltransferase — encoded protein: MSISESQLETWSHIGAQVTAEQTHESVRNAIDSCKFPDGILYDKYLQGSYKNDTNIYGDMDVDLVVSLTSTFYNNLTPDQKKQLGLTTASYQFSDFKKDILSALFDYYDDRKVKEKNKALQVVKPTGTLNCDVVVCAEYRFYTDNLSSYYEGITFWTADGIQVINYPDYHYNNGVSKHQSTNSWYKPTIRVFKNIRNNLVDKQAITKKEAPSYFIECLLYNVPNNLFGTNHYNTTYNILDYIGKSRNNGLIEKFRCQHDLYDLFGTGNTQWNLNDAKKFINEAIRFWNDWS